In Manis javanica isolate MJ-LG chromosome X, MJ_LKY, whole genome shotgun sequence, the DNA window TCAGGAATTCTAAAGGGGCTTGGGGATGAGAAGCCAACTCCATGACAAAGACCGGGTTTGAATTCAACAGTAACCTCTTCCCAGGTTTGGGGCCTGGATGATGGATTAAGTTCCTCCTCATCTGAATCTTTGAACCTAGAACCAGCCTTGTACACAGGATTGGGATTTAGGTCAAAGCAGGCCTCATCCCTGTCCCAGAACCAAGACCCAAATATTGCCTCTTCTTCAGACTCTGGTCTGGCCTCTTCTCTGGCTACAGACCCCAAATTGGACTTTTCTTCAGTCCAGTACAAAGATCCACCAATGGCACCCTCCTCAGCCTCTGGTCTGGATTCACAGATAGCTGAAGCCCCAGCCTCCATATCGACCTCTTTCTCTGCCCAGAACCAGGACCCAATAATGACCTCCTCCTCAAACCTGGGCTCTTGTTCGACCCTATCACCATTACTAACATCTTTCTGGGCCCTGGGTTTCAAGATACTATTAGGCTCTTCCTTGTTTCTGGGCCTGAGTCTACTATTTGCCTCTTCTCCAGGTAAAAACCAGGACTCCTTATAGTACTCATCTTCagactcagattcaaaaaagtcCTCTCTCTTTGTTCTGAGCTTGGACTTATTATTTGCTTCATCCCTGACTCTGGGTCTGAACAAGTTATTGGTATTTCCTCCAGTCCACAGGCAGAATGAGTTGCCAGACTCCTCCTCAGACCCAGACCAAGAATCAAGATAGGGATCTTGCTTTGATCTGGGCCTGGACCTGGGGTTAGGCTGATGTTTAGCCCTGTGCCTGGACCTGGTATTGGCCTCCTCCCGTGGCCATGATCTGATACTGGTCTCTTCTCCAGCCCAGAAAGATGACACTGTAGAGGTCTCATCTGCTGACCAGAACCCAGACTCGTTAGAGGCCTCCTCTCTGGCTCTGGGCCTGGGATAGCACCAAGATCTCATATTACTTTCCTCTCTTGATCCAAACCAAGGTTGGATTCCTGTCTGAACCTGGGAGCCAGGAAAGGTCTCAGTATCCACACTGACCAGTTCCCTATTCACAGACAGAGCCATAGGTTTAGCAATTGACCCAGACTCAGTACTAACCAGTGGCCAGGTTACAACACTGGTCTGGGACACACCCTCTGTTTGACCCATTGCTTCAGTGCCAAACTCACTCTGGGCCCAAGCCTGGGCTTCATCCTTGGGCCTTACCCCAGGGATTGCCTTGGCCTCAATCTTAGGACGTGCCCCACCTACTGCCCTGGCCTCAGGTTTAGGCCTTGCCCCAGCCACTGACTGGCATTCAGTTTTGGGCCTTGCCCCAGCCACTGCATGAGAATCAGGTTTTGGCCTTGCCCCAGCCATTGCCTGGGAATCAATTTTGGGCCTCACCCCAGACATAGCCTTGGCTTCAGTTTTGGGCCTTGCACTAGGCATAGCCTTGGAGTCAGTTTTGGGCCTTGCCCCAGACATTACCTGGGCCTGGGTCCTAACCTTGGGTCTGACCACCATTGgaacttcattttctctttcagccccacccccagcctcttcTCCAGCCTTTTTTTCAGTCTTGGTCTGGGCGCCAGTCTCAATCTCAGCCCCAGCCATGGTACAAGTTACAGAGAAGGCCCAGTTAAATACCCCTACCACAGTCACAGCCTCTACACAGATTTgtcacagttttctttctttgtactttGATCTTTCGGTGATTCAGATGATATAATTCTTGGAAACAAGAATTAGAGTCAATCACCAGTCCAGCAGTCAATCAGTCTCGTTCCCAAGCCCAGCCGCAGCCAGTATTAGAAGAGTGCAGAAGAGGCACAaccaagctggggaaggacagATGATTCCCTGGTTAGGTGCAGACCTGTTGACGATGGTGGTTAGCAGCAATTCCAACACCACAACAGCTACCACTGGAGGTGGATCTAGGGAGAGAGAACAACATGGCACTTTCAGTCTCTTTCAATTGTGTCATTCCATGCAGTTTCACCCAGATAAACTGGACCTTAAATGCTT includes these proteins:
- the GPRASP2 gene encoding G-protein coupled receptor-associated sorting protein 2, with product MAGAEIETGAQTKTEKKAGEEAGGGAERENEVPMVVRPKVRTQAQVMSGARPKTDSKAMPSARPKTEAKAMSGVRPKIDSQAMAGARPKPDSHAVAGARPKTECQSVAGARPKPEARAVGGARPKIEAKAIPGVRPKDEAQAWAQSEFGTEAMGQTEGVSQTSVVTWPLVSTESGSIAKPMALSVNRELVSVDTETFPGSQVQTGIQPWFGSREESNMRSWCYPRPRAREEASNESGFWSADETSTVSSFWAGEETSIRSWPREEANTRSRHRAKHQPNPRSRPRSKQDPYLDSWSGSEEESGNSFCLWTGGNTNNLFRPRVRDEANNKSKLRTKREDFFESESEDEYYKESWFLPGEEANSRLRPRNKEEPNSILKPRAQKDVSNGDRVEQEPRFEEEVIIGSWFWAEKEVDMEAGASAICESRPEAEEGAIGGSLYWTEEKSNLGSVAREEARPESEEEAIFGSWFWDRDEACFDLNPNPVYKAGSRFKDSDEEELNPSSRPQTWEEVTVEFKPGLCHGVGFSSPSPFRIPEEAVSVFSEMFEGKPKNVELSPEGEEQESLLQPDQPEPDFPFQYDPSYRSVREIREHLKVRESAEPESWSCSCVQCELKIGSEEFEELLLLMDKIRDPFIHEISKIAMGMRSASQFTRDFIRDSGVVSLIETLLNYPSSRVRTSFLENMIHMAPPYPNLNMIETFICQVCEETLAHSVGSPEQLLGLRMLRHLTTTTDYHTLVANFMSGFLSLLATGNARTKFHVLKMLLNLSENPVVAKKLFSAKALSIFVGLFNIEETNDNIQIVIKMFQNISNIIKNGTMSLIDDDFSLDPLISAFHEFEKLAKEIQVQIDNQNDPDVGQQS